In Brevibacillus brevis NBRC 100599, a single genomic region encodes these proteins:
- a CDS encoding minor capsid protein — translation MSREERYHEELETRIEKHGVKLKKLFSKANKSIVQEITDLYARFAESGEELVSLIYNAARLDLIMTSIKTILHTLRMEEEQQLRITWAEEYKLSLFHHLYFLEQDAQVEVRLPQINTGMVIAALERPWKGRHFSKRIRMRTDLLAAAMEDVITQGATQGWGVTRTAKEITKRTSESWSSAQRLARTELNRAAAQGQTMAYQANSDIVSEKEFCATLDKRTSSECRKLDGKRYPLDYDTADNPGREGERIPNHPNCRSYWRPVLKSKVLEKLERQRAYRIDQERGYTSARTFKEWADKKGLAA, via the coding sequence ATGAGCAGAGAGGAACGTTACCACGAGGAACTTGAAACGAGAATCGAAAAGCATGGAGTTAAATTAAAAAAGCTGTTCTCCAAAGCTAATAAAAGCATTGTACAAGAAATCACTGACCTCTACGCCCGATTTGCTGAAAGCGGAGAAGAGCTAGTGTCCTTGATTTATAATGCTGCACGCCTCGACCTTATCATGACAAGCATAAAGACCATCTTGCACACTCTCCGCATGGAAGAAGAGCAGCAGCTAAGAATTACATGGGCGGAAGAGTACAAGCTCAGCCTGTTCCATCATCTCTATTTTCTTGAACAGGATGCACAAGTCGAGGTTCGACTTCCACAGATCAATACCGGGATGGTAATTGCTGCATTGGAGCGACCATGGAAAGGCAGGCATTTTTCCAAACGGATTCGCATGCGTACTGACCTGTTGGCGGCAGCCATGGAAGATGTAATTACTCAGGGTGCAACTCAGGGATGGGGTGTGACCCGAACAGCTAAGGAGATTACGAAAAGGACATCAGAGAGTTGGTCAAGCGCCCAACGCCTTGCTCGTACAGAACTAAACCGGGCTGCTGCTCAAGGGCAAACGATGGCTTATCAAGCCAATTCAGATATTGTAAGTGAAAAGGAATTTTGTGCCACGCTGGACAAGCGGACTTCTTCTGAGTGCCGCAAGCTGGACGGCAAAAGATATCCGCTTGATTATGATACAGCCGACAATCCAGGGCGTGAGGGTGAACGCATACCTAATCATCCAAATTGCCGATCGTATTGGCGGCCTGTACTCAAATCTAAGGTCTTGGAGAAATTGGAACGACAGCGTGCTTATCGTATTGATCAGGAGAGAGGATACACCTCTGCGCGCACTTTTAAAGAGTGGGCTGACAAAAAAGGATTGGCAGCGTAA
- a CDS encoding ribosomal-processing cysteine protease Prp yields the protein MIKIQAFLDNGEMKIHAVGHANYAEHGKDIVCAGVSTIMQTALLGIQAIAQQYPEHVSLKIQNEEGEGTK from the coding sequence GTGATCAAGATTCAAGCATTTCTGGACAACGGTGAAATGAAAATCCATGCCGTTGGTCATGCGAATTATGCCGAGCATGGAAAGGACATTGTTTGCGCCGGGGTTTCTACCATCATGCAAACCGCGTTGCTGGGGATTCAAGCAATAGCACAGCAATATCCTGAACATGTTTCACTTAAAATTCAAAACGAGGAAGGGGAAGGAACCAAATGA